The sequence tgttgtgttgtgttgtgttgtgttgtgttgtattgtattgtattgtattgtattgtattgtattgtattgtattgtattgcattgcattgcattgcattgtattgtattgtagtaACCATATTATGTGAACAGATCTTTACACCAGATCACTGAAATAGAAAATTTGGGGCTAAGTGGATAAATTTTGGGGCTGAGTGGATAAACTTGATCATGGCCTACTTCCTTGAAAAAGACTTAGAACCTGAAAGTAGCATTGTTTACTTCTGAACATTCATCAACAGTTATCAATGACTGTTTCAGTAACTTAAAGTGACTGTGGAAACCACACATGAAACCGTTTATGTTTGGAAATATTCTGAATGACAACAAAACTATGACTGGAGTACACATGGACTCTGCGGTATTCCAGTATGTTGCTAACCATTTACCCTCTGACACAACAAATTTCTCTGTGCTTTAGATGATGGCATCAGAGGTGGCTTCAGGGTGGACATGCACCCGTTCGGTTGCATACTCTCCCCACCACACACTTTATCTTGAAGAGCTGTCAAGAGGGCAGTTCTGGATTTCAACTGTCAAGTATAAAAATTATGATGAACCATAATAAGAGAGAGCTTGAAGCTGCCAATCAGAAGCACCTGgatagcagactgagcaggcgcACACATCACCTAGTGTCCTCCCCAATATGATGAGATGTCATGTTTCTATTTATGTTTTAGTGACAATGCATTAacttgcatctatacatattGATAaccacatgcaaattttatgcaatttttgctattttctctcccatgagaaattattattattgacagtcCAAAAGTGTCCGCCCCAAATTGTGACCACTTCAATTCTGCTCAAAACAATTTGTTCAAAGGTGCTTGCATCATCAAACACATTGCTTCAAATTTTGCCCCTTCCCCCAACAGGCATCCCTTTTCTGATCTCTAATAGTGTGAATGAATAAATGAGGTAATATAGATTTGGAACTAGTAGAAACCCGTCCTAGTTCTGTTTATTCTACTAGGAAACAAATGTATCCCCAAATGAGACATTTGTCTTTGGGGACTAAGGTGATACAGCAttctgcttctttaaaaatatatagcacGTTTCTAATTAAAAATCAAGGCGAGGGCAGCCTCCATCCTTAACTCCTGCGCAGAAACACAACGTATAGCTACCATAAGAAATAATTTCCAAAGTTTATATGTCAGTAAGGGATTAATTATCCTATTCACTAGTAGTTTAACAGAACTATGGAAATTCAAAAGTATGAACAAGATTTATAACTCTAAAGATAATGTAAATCAAGGTCTGCAAGGACTTTTTAATAGTGTTGTCTTTATATTCTCAAGTGAAGAATGGCTTGGAAATTATGCTCTAAATAATCACAGTGACTGAGGTGACCAAGCAGCGCCTGCTTTGCTAACACAGAACTTTCTTTCACATTTAAGAGGTAGGTGAGAATTGCTTGATTGTAAAGGGCATCATACACCCTTACTGTATTATCAGGTGCTGAATTAAGTATGAAataggggtaccaacttgaagaAGATATTGTGGGGGCTCAgttaagccctgccccacatacttgatcacatgacacagagcACACAGCTTTGTGCCTATCAGCTTTGTGGGGGCCTggccacctcaaatattttattgtgggggcagaAGCCCCcatagcccctaggagttgactcaaATGGTATGAAACAAGAAGTACAAGTGCACAAATAATTTAGATTCTCTTATTGCATATTTTCAGGTTTTAGTAGAATGGGGttggctctctctttttctctcactTGGAACTGTATTGTCTTCACTTACAAATGAGTAGCATCCCTGTTTCCACTGGATGCACAGTGTGTAAGTCCCCTTCAGCACAATTGGTCTtatctctgagtaaacatggatcGGATTGTAATGTTAATAGAGATAtcaaagggatggggaacctgtggctcataACGTATTGTACTTTGACACATATCGGccttgaccaatggccatgctgcctTGTGCTGAGGGCAGTTGAAGTCACATCTGAAGGGGTGCCTGTTCCTCATCTGCAAATGATCTCATAGCAATGTACAGTAGCTGATTTGTGATTAGGTGTGTTGATGAATATTAACACTGAAAGAGTAGTTAGGGTGACCAGATGCAAAATAAGACAGCAATACTGAGCCTCTAATAGCAAGTAGACCTTATTTTAATCTAGCAACAATTTTGCATGGCTATGAAAGATACAGGAACACTACCCTCCTTTGCAATAAGTTAAACTATTAATTTAAGTAATATTTTAGTTGGTCCTAGAGAAGATGATGACGGAAGCCTCTGTGTCTCATCTCTCACTGAAATGAGTGCTGCTAGATCCAGGCTAATGGAGAGGCAGATAGATGTGCAGTATCACCACTTCCTTGGCTGCAACCACATAAAATATGGCCATGACTTGGGACATGTACTTTGCAAACTGTCTTTTTAGAGGAGGGTATATATATTTTCAGTCCTTTCAGTTAAGACATTTTATTGTACAAAAGTAAATACATTTAAGGATTGAtggaaattgatttgttttttgaaCTATTTGcctaaaataaaaatcaacttAAAGGtatttatcttctttttttaaaaatagaaatgttcAATGAAATTCAGTCTTGACAAAAATGAAAAGCTAAAAGAAGCGGTATAACAAATGACATGGAGAATATTAAGCATTTTTGGAAAAGCTAGCTCCCTGCATCTGCTATATAAATGTTAGGCTTTAGAATAAACTTTGAATTGTAACTTTAAATTATGACAAGCAAATGTAAAACACTAAGGCAACATGATGTAAATTAAAGCATAAGGATGAAGTTTGAAGTTTGTATTTTGAATATGTGAAAAAAGAATTGATTGATTGAAGTGGGACATTAAAAAAGTTATTATCTGGTCACCTCCACATTATCCTAATCCACCCCAGCCAAACAGATCACGGGATTGGGGTTGCACTGTAAATCAATTTAATAGAGCCAGTGCAAAATGTATTAAATAGCtattaatctctttgtttgttgcTTTACCTTCAGTATATAATCCAATCCAATAATCTTGAAGAAATGAAGTGGAAAAACCAAACAAGTGTGATGGAATTTATCCTCGTTGGTTTTTCAACCATGCCAAATATAGAGCTGTTTTTGTTTCCCCTGGTCTTGATGATGTACATTGTGACAGTGACTGGGAACGTCCTCATCATTGTGGTTGTCATGATAGATCCAGCTCTTCAATCTCCAATGTACTTCTTCCTGAGGAACTTGTCCTTCATTGAGATCTGCTTCACTTTAGACACAATCCCTAAAATGCTAGTCAACCTTCTGCTGAAGCATAAAAGTATTTCTTACATCGGCTGTGCCATTCAAATGTCTGGCTTCTTCTATTTTGGATGTGCTGAGTGTTTCATTTTAGCTGCCATGTCCTATGACCGCTATGTTGCTATCTGTAACCCCTTGCACTATGCCACTGTCATGAACCGGAATTTCTGCCACAAGTTGGTGGGTGGGGTGTGGGTCATTGGCATTCCCGTATCACTATTGCAGGCAGCTTGGATCTTTAGTCTCCCCTTTTGTGGACCCAAAGAGGTCAATCACTTTTTCTGTGATGCGCCACCAGTACTGAAGTTAGTTTGTGCTGATACTTACTTATTTGAAATGCAAGCCGTTGCCTCTACGCTCTTGTtcctcatgtttccttttgtactTATCCTGATCTCCTACATACGCATCATTACCACCATCCTCAGAATATCTTCAGCAGAGGGCAGACACAAAGCCTTCTCTACTTGCTCGTCTCATCTCATTGTGGTGACATTATTCTATGGAAGTGGGAGCATTGTCTATCTGAGACCCAACTCCAACTATTCCCCAGAAGTCAAAAAAATGCTGTCTCTATTTTATGCAGTCCTCACACCCATGCTAAACCCCATTATCTACACTCTGAGGAACCATGAAGTGAAGGTAGCCATGAAGAGAATTATTGGTCAGAAAATCTTCTCATAGACTACAAAGATGTGTTACGGACAACATGGAGATTTCCTAATGTCAGTTGAGGAACACATATTGATATAGTCCTGGCTGTTAGAAAAAAGAAATATCCAGGCAGTTCCTTTAGACAACAGACAGAAACAGTTTTGGAAGCAGTCAGTTGCAGCTCATACTGTATAGCACCATAGAAACTGTTTTTGACATAACTGTCACAAAGGGCTACCATATGTCCTTTTTCCCcgggacatgtcctcttttccaTGGGTAGAattgtcatagcgatccatagttaaaagtaaaagtcagcaaatgtgtcttcctttttgctcttcaaaatatggcaaccctaccagggTGAAGTAACCTGTAACCTACATTTTCACTACAGCTAGtctattttttatataacaaaagTAATAATGATGTAATTATTTAAATGAATAAACATGTTACTCTGTATAATGGTGTGGAAAATGTCCTTTTGCACTGCAGAAATACATGCAGATTGCATAAGCCTGCTATGTTTTGTGGTTTCTTTATTGATATATTTTCTAAAGGAGCATACTTGTATTTAAATTACCATACTTGTGATAACTCTTTAGCTTAAAAAACACAGAGGACAGCTAACAATGCTCTTCCAGATGACTCTTTACCTAGTGCACCATCAAATATAATCTGTCTGTTaggcttctgtttgtttgtttgtttgtttgtttgtttgtttctttaatgctgctttctttttttaagtatgcCATGGTGGCAACTGGTCTGGGGCCACAGTGGCAGAGCACCAGAGGTAAGGCAGCAGCTGGCAGCAAGGGGACAAAGACTGGGCAGCAGTGGGCAGCATGTTGCAATGGCGGTGAAGGGTGGCGGTGATGGGAAGGTGCCAGGCACCCAGAACAACATTTTGGGGGTGCCCAGGCCCCTTGGGCCCTCTGGAGTTGGCACAAGGGCCAGGCTCTAAGGGAGCCTGTTGAAGGGGCACCTGGTCACGCCCCCTCAAAAAATGTGCCCGGAGTCACAGCCACTATGCCACTGATTCATGGGGAGGTTCCACTCAGCATTACCTGCCACTCCCTGCCACCCTTTTCCTGAGCTGCCAGTGTCTCCTAGCAAGCAGGGAATGCCCTGCCATGGCATGGCTGCCCATCTCCAAGGTGAGTGGCAGAAGTATGGAAGCTGAGCAGGGTGTGTTAGCCTGGCAGGGATCCAGCACTGATAGTACATAAAGTACCCTTCATGGTTATGGAAGCATTTCACAACCTAAAGAACCACTGGCAGCAGGgcatgccttctcctcctccctgctggctTCCTTTGGGATATAATGCTGTATATGAGACTTCATTTTTCTCCTGTCATGTTCCCCACACGATTCTCCACCACCCATGATCAACTACTTTATGGACAGCCCCTCTGGGTGAGGAAGGCTCCTCCCTGCCCTGAAGGATGCACATTGCTCACATGTAAGTCATGTGACTTGCATGGGGAGTGCATCCCCAAAAGACGTGCATCCCAATTTCCCTCTGCAGGATGTTAGAGGGCATGTCATAAGGCAGTGGTGGCAGACCTATGGCACCTATGACACACTCTGAGtgccctctctgtgggcacatGCGCTGTCACCCCAGCAGGGCCGtaactgtcaggagttcagcctacactcgagtaggaccctggcagagacacatgcccaactggcatgttccctccctcctggttgattgtttgggagcttcataagctttcttcagcctgaacatcacagcaaccgatgccaaccaacaccagcacacttagagatctgcagagtttgcgcactttgtgtgacagacctcagcaactcagtatttgggctaatctactttatttacttataaacacacacagagcaccgcaacatggctccccctctctgtagcatcagacagcaaagagaaaaagaacaaaggacaatagtcccacttcacggaacacagtaacacaaacatcctgtctccatcacttcccactctgtggagtcaaaacatacaccgtcatgtgatagacattAATCCCATGCAGACCTCactgactgcagtcatggagcaggaattctaacagtaacTTCCGTGCCAGtggcgggggaggaggaggagaggagggctcgCACGTGCCGTCCAAAGCCTGTGGTACCAGAGCCTGGCGAACGAGCAAGGGGCTGAGGAGGCGTTGACTTTTGATGCGCCAGGGCCTCCCGCCAGTCTGTTTTTCCTACTCTggagtaagccaccttgagttcagcagggcttaaCTCCCAGGTCAGTAAGCATATAAAGATGGCAACCTAAGAAGGGGCTGCTGGGTTTACATGTTCGCTGAGCTTTCCTGCAGAAGCCAACAGAAAAATTCATTCCATGGAAGCTGTGATCAAATAACAGCTGAAGAAATGGCagacaacaacatattattattattattattattattattattattatttataccctgcctaccTGGCtgggtttatttctttatttatatttatttgtatgtgcacacacagacaATCATTATTATATCATATTAAGAACTGGGAGAGGGTGGCTTTCAGTACAGCCCTCCAGTATACACTAGTGTCCAAAATTGTGGAACCTTTTGGAAAAAACGTATTTCCatggtttgatggctcataacaccactttgtaATACCAGTGCTTTATTTACtgtggggacgcagggggacatatacccctaaacattttgtaaatttaatgggagaagaaattcactgtatttattcttcctgatttgaactgtatttatttttccctggtggtgatttccttgagtcaaaatgagactttttttagaagggaaaaaaagcactgagttataccataaaattatatatcaatggaaagataatttaatgaagaatgtaatgcaataacttttatgaaggattatttattacaacagcagttaCAAAGAAGAAAAGTGAAAAAAAAGGGATATACTGGTTAAATTGCCATGTTGGCACTTTACGATAAATGAGTgagttttgggttgcagtttgggcactcagtCTCTAAAAGGTTTACCATCACTGTAGTagtgggtctcctaacaactctcaaaacTCTTAATAAGCTACAGCTCAAATGATTATTTGGGGTAAATCAGGATTGTTTTAAATTTATACTGCATACTTACTAGTCATTGAATATGATTTATGGTAGTCTGATACAACTCCATGCTTAAAGCTATTTTCATTGTATTGTGGTTATTTTTATTACATCTTTTTACAATTTCAAGGAATTTTTGCATGTTTTTGTGTATCTCCACCCCCTCTCATATATCCCCCTTTTTGTAAGGGAAAACTGAACAGAAGGGGCAGGTTTCCATGATGTACTCTGTACCTAGTTGTGATTCAATTAAGTATTTGCTGTTTGGGTTGGTGCTTTGAATGGCTAAGACGAAGTTAtgcatgaacaacaacaacaacaaaatccaatactctccagtgtggtgttgtggttaagagcagtagactcgtaaacttgggaactgggttcgcgtctccactcctccacatgcagctgctgggtgactttgggctagtcacacttctctgaagtctctcagccctactcacctcacagagtgtttgttgtgggggaggaagggaaaggagaatgttagccgctttgagatgcctttgggtagtgataaagcgggatatcaaatccaaactctcttctttTCTGTTCTTTGAATGGGTAACAATTTAGCTAGCTGTCTGTATGACAAAATCCAATTTCAGCATGCTGTTTACTAGGAGCGGGAACTGTCTTTTGTGCTTCTTTTAGACACCACTTTATACATTCTGGTCATGCTCAATCTGTGGAAATTATATAGTACCGGCAATCAAAAGTATACTAATTTAGCTTTATTGCTTCCAAACATTATGATGAATGAATGATcatctgtgaaaaaataattctcTGTTCCTGGTCTTGGTCACCATCCTCTTAATGGCACCATTTACTTCCTTATTCCTTAGGGCATAGATAACAGGGTTCAGCATGGGCGTGATGGCAGTGTACACTAAAGCCAAGTATTTGTCACTATCCTGCGTATTAAGTGATTTGGGCCTTAGATAAATCAAGCTGCCACTCCCATAGTACAGGGTCACCACCAAGACATGAGAAGAGCAGGTGGAGAAAGCTTTCTGACGCCCTTCCGAGGATGTCATCTTCAGGACGTTGGAAATGATCAGAGAGTAGGACACAATGATAAGGGAAAAGGGGGTGAAAATAACTAGGATGGCAGCTGTAAAGAGCTGCATTTCATACAAAGAAGTGTCAATGCATGAAAGCTTGAGGAGTGGTGGGATATCAcagaaaaaataattaattttgttTGATCCACAGAATGGCAGAGTGAAAACCCAAGCTGTCTGAAGCAGAGACACCAAGTTGCCCATGAACCACGAGAGGACAGTCAGTGAAAGGCAAACTTTCTGGTTCATGATGATCATGTATCTCAGTGGTTTGCATATGGCCACATAACGGTCATAGGCCATAACAGCCAGGAGGAAGCATTCTGATGACGCTAAGAAAAGCAAGAAGAACATTTGTGTGGCACATCCAGTGTAGGAAATTCTCTTGTTCTCTGTTAGGAAATTAACCAGCATTAGGGGGAGGGTCACCGAAGAGCAGCAAATGTCCAGGAAAGACAAGACCTTCAGAAAGAAATACATTGGTGTGTGAAGTGATGGATCTGCTATGACCATGATGAAAATGAGCATGTTCCCCAACACTATTATTATGTAAATCAatagaaagaaaatgaacaaaaacaCCTGCAGGACAGGATGATTCATTAAACCCAAGAGGACAAATCCATTCTCTCTTGTAGCATTCATGCTCTTGTTTGACtcttctggaagaagaaaagaatgcaAAATGTGTTAAAGGAAGCTTAAAATAACATAGGTAAATGTAAATgtaagactctggggttgcggctctcatcttgctctataggccgaaagagccggcatttgtctgcagacagcttctgggttatgtggccagcatgactaagctgcttctgtcaaaccagaccagcgcacggaaacactgtataccttcccactggagcagtatctacctgcacttgatgtgcttttgaactgctgcgtgggcaggagctgagaccgagcaacgggagctcaccccaccgcagggattcgaactcctgatcttctgatcggcaagccttaggctctgtggtttagaccacagtgccacctgcgtcccttaaaatAACATAGGAAGAAATCATTCCAATCAATGAAGCAGTAATAAAGTATTTGCATATTTACTGtaaaagcagaaagaaagcactgtGAGATTGCATTTTATTTAGTTAGtattgtggcgctgtgggttaaaccacggagcctaggacttgtcgatcggaaggttggcggttcgaatccccgcgacggggttagctcctgttgcttggtcccagctcctgtcaacctagcagtttgaaagcaccgcaaagtgcaagtagataaatagggaccgctacccggcgggaaggtaaacggcatttctgtctgctgctctggctcgccagaagcggcttagtcacgctggccacgtgacccggaagctgtctgcggacaagcgccggctcccggcctatagagcgagatgagtgcgcaaccccagagtcggtccaatcagggggttggactcgatggcccttgtggtctcttccaactctatgattctatgattctatggacctgatagtcaggggtcctttacctttacctttattgtatgTAGTCATCAGACTGTCACAAAGCAAAAGTTTCACAATCTTAGTCAACGTGATACCTCCATGATGTTTCAGACAAAATTcctattagccccagccagcattgacATGGTTAGAGATTATAAGATTTGCTGTCCAACAGCATGTGGAAATGACAAGGTTTGGGAAGGCTGCTCTGGAGAACACAGGACAGAAGCCATTTGGAGATGGCTTCTGTGAAAGAGATGACAGAAAAGCACTGGAGCTTTGGGCAGCCACATGTTAACAAGTCATTTCTCTGAATAGCCACATCCAAAGATTTCATGGAACAACTGTCAAGATTAGCACATTATCCATGCAACATCAGGGCTGTTTTAAATAGCTCTACGTAGCCTCAGTGATCACAATGCAATTTGTTCACATGGAGTGACTTATTGCACAGTGGGGCTTTCTTTTCATGTTAGCACAAAACTGCTGGGGAAAAAATAGCATTTCTGCTATTGTGATAAAAATAACTTCAAGAGATCTAAATTAagtgaacaaaaaacaaaacaaaaacccaacaacaaccagACAATACAGCACTAAATTTTGGTGGAAAAGATGAATTGCAGAATGTAATCACTgttatttttaatgttgcatAATCCGGctgaagtgattttttttttttaagtgccattGTATTTCAATGGAAAAGATAAGTGTTCCCTCTGAAAACTGttcctaataaaaaaaatgggggaagtagttattaaaaaatatatattattattttttttttaaaagtatgaacATGGTCAACCCAAAATTAAAGGCTTTTCAGTCACACTTATTTCAACAAGGGAGGTTTAAAGACCATGGTGATTCTGTCTTTGAAGTTACTGGCATATGGTGGTGCTTAAGACATGTTTGTTTCCTTATACATTTTATCACTGAGAAGCCAACATGATAGCAATAGATGATTAAATCTCACTTTTACTTAGAAAGGTTATTGTGTATGCATTCATGCAGCATTAATTATTGTAGAAACCTTTTAAAGTTATACACACATATTTGGGAGTAGGTCCCTTTGAACgtggtgggacttacttctgagtagacagtaaaTAGAACTGCATTGTACATCAAGTTGAAGTCAAAATACAGTGGATCTTTCTATAGAGTAAAACAGTCTTGGTTCTTTCTCTTGTTAACTTTTTTGTAGTAAAGAGTCTCACTTACCAGCATAATGAACGCAAATAAACAGCAGTGCAGGAAATGCCAGCTGAAATTTCTTAGTGAAGCAAAATAAAATCTTGAAAGAGATGGAAACGTGGATGGGTCTGGTGGTTCTTCCACATCCAACTGTtcaaatgaagaagaaaataataatataaaataatttttctaaaacagggacatttcctttcatttcccagtacatttctgattaAAAAATACTGAAGAGTGAACAATATTCAGTCTCTCTTACTCTCACCACTTTCCGCTCACAGATATCATCTGCCTATAGGATGTGCAGACTGATTTCAGAGGCGTATCTCAGACTTTTGTGTACCCCTAAGGAACAGGATTGTGCAGGAACCTTGGGGGTTTCTAATAAAGTTTACATCCTGTTCTCTATTACACaaacttttgtttcattttccagCAATAAAAGTTAATTGAATAAGTTATAAAAGTTGTTAAATGACCACCTCCCACTTTGAAATATCATTTTCAATCCCATTTGTCTTATTTACATTATAAGATCATTTCCTTCTCATTTGTTTCACTATGGTCATCTGCTGTAAGAAACTATGGTCAGTAGCCCATTTTGGCTCACCAATCAGTATCATTCTGGGGAGGTGGAGACTGAATTATGTGACTTCAATTGGAGGCCTACAATGAGTCTGCAAATGTGCAACTGTATGTGCATAGGGGTCCCTTCACATGATAAAGAATCCCAATTTCATAAATTTCAGGATTCCTAATTGCATGAGTAGGGCCCCACAAGTGTACCTTTGTAGGTGCAACAGTCTAATCTCCATGCAGAATTTTAAATTAATGCAGATACATTGCAGTAGACCCTGTTTTTGTGATCCTGCTTCTAACCCCTGCCCACCCCTTGACGTGCAAATCAATGAACTCAACAAGGTAGAGTATTTTTTGTCATTTCATAGCACAAAAGTATTCTCATAGTCCCTTAGCTCCTATTATAGTGCATTAAGTCCAACTGAGCATAGCTCAGTGCTACTTGCAGAAGATCTAAATCTGTGGTATCAACCATTTAGAAAGCTTGGGCAGCAAGTGATCACATATATCAGTCATCTGATATCTCATCCACTAAAAAGGTAGGGCGGTAGCTATGTAAAGCCATACCTCTCTGAGCTCGTTGAGGTCATCATCAATGCCACCTGTCCCATTGAATTCTCTTGATTTTCCTCAATAATGCCAGAATATGACTGAGAGAAAAAAGGACACCAGATATTCAGGCTatcttgcttttcttcttcttttattttaaaacttggGAATGCCTGCTCACTCTGGTCACCAACCCCACCTACCCACCAAACCCTTTGACAACCCACATCCCTCCATTCCTGGCCAACGCATGCTACTTTTACACCTGACTAAATGTCCTTTCCTCTACAAACCATCCACCCCTCCCCTATCCCCTCACAGCTCATCACCCACACAGCTTGCCccaagcctcccctcccctcaccaTTCACCCAACTCCTTTTATAAAAGGGTAGGAATTGTGCCCTTTCTGGACTCTGGGAAGGTCATGGAAGGAGCCCTCCACCTTATAGAGGTATGGTTCTGGGTAGGAGAGGAATTTCTTGATTGTGAACGGTATCATACACCCTTACTGTATTATCAGGTGCTGAATTAAGTAtgaaacaggggtgccaacttgaagaagatattgtgggggcccaggtaagccctgccccacatacttgatcacatgacacagtgcacacacaccatttgaatgggaatgcccatcagctttgtgGGGGCCTGGCCGCCTCAAATCTTTTATTGTGGGGGcagaagcccccacagcccctaggagttggctccaatGGTATGAAAGGAGGAGTACAAGTGGACAAATAATTTAGATTCTCTTATTGCATGTTTTTAGGTTTTAGTAGAATGGGGTtggctctctcttttcctctcacttgGGACTGTATTGTCTTCACTTACAAATGAGTAGCAGCCCCGTTTCCACTGGATGCACAGTGTGTAAGTCCCCTTCAGCACAATTGGTCTtgtctctgagtaaacatggatcGGACTGTAATGTTAATAGAATtatcacagggatggggaacctgtggcttacCACATATTGGACTTTGACACATATCGGccttgaccaatggccatgcaGCCTTGTGCTGAAGGCAGTTGAAGTCACAT comes from Podarcis raffonei isolate rPodRaf1 chromosome 13, rPodRaf1.pri, whole genome shotgun sequence and encodes:
- the LOC128400204 gene encoding olfactory receptor 10A7-like; amino-acid sequence: MKWKNQTSVMEFILVGFSTMPNIELFLFPLVLMMYIVTVTGNVLIIVVVMIDPALQSPMYFFLRNLSFIEICFTLDTIPKMLVNLLLKHKSISYIGCAIQMSGFFYFGCAECFILAAMSYDRYVAICNPLHYATVMNRNFCHKLVGGVWVIGIPVSLLQAAWIFSLPFCGPKEVNHFFCDAPPVLKLVCADTYLFEMQAVASTLLFLMFPFVLILISYIRIITTILRISSAEGRHKAFSTCSSHLIVVTLFYGSGSIVYLRPNSNYSPEVKKMLSLFYAVLTPMLNPIIYTLRNHEVKVAMKRIIGQKIFS
- the LOC128400381 gene encoding olfactory receptor 10A7-like, with the translated sequence MNATRENGFVLLGLMNHPVLQVFLFIFFLLIYIIIVLGNMLIFIMVIADPSLHTPMYFFLKVLSFLDICCSSVTLPLMLVNFLTENKRISYTGCATQMFFLLFLASSECFLLAVMAYDRYVAICKPLRYMIIMNQKVCLSLTVLSWFMGNLVSLLQTAWVFTLPFCGSNKINYFFCDIPPLLKLSCIDTSLYEMQLFTAAILVIFTPFSLIIVSYSLIISNVLKMTSSEGRQKAFSTCSSHVLVVTLYYGSGSLIYLRPKSLNTQDSDKYLALVYTAITPMLNPVIYALRNKEVNGAIKRTFIKVIALHSSLNYLSIDI